From Hydra vulgaris chromosome 15, alternate assembly HydraT2T_AEP, one genomic window encodes:
- the LOC136092117 gene encoding uncharacterized protein LOC136092117, whose translation MLIQQLAEKNSAILVLQNETQILQEELEEIKQVTQNTKNEKCYSADIRRLIYDMLVCQDPTQSVPSLLRKIGEHTGYRFSQIPHRTTVEQMMCELGVLSDLQAAEIAFTTKDLTLGFDTITQEGVHINVVHLTTESVCMVVAIDQLPGGTAYDYQSHITKSIDNLAKLYSDFYQLKYTDVRSTIIGNITNTMSDRVATNHATIAKLNLVWQKSLNELNCHLHPLDTMTSSCKSSLKALETSKGKLFGRDCIAANIVVQLNKLCYKDAKGDPKGFVTFLGQHKLPKGLLPRYRGNRLHMLFHTCGILIHHYAILKIFLCSGLASAK comes from the exons ATGTTAATCCAACAACTTGCTGaaaaaaattctgcaattcTTGTACTGCAAAATGAAACTCAGATTTTACAGGAAGAGTTGGAGGAAATTAAGCAAGTAACACAAAAcaccaaaaatgaaaaatgctaCTCAGCAGATATTAGGAGACTTATATATGACATGCTTGTGTGCCAAGATCCTACACAAAGTGTGCCATCTCTGCTCCGTAAAATTGGGGAACATACTGGCTATCGATTTAGTCAAATTCCACATCGTACAACTGTAGAACAAATGATGTGTGAGCTTGGTGTGCTTTCAGACTTACAGGCTGCTGAGATAGCATTTACAACAAAAGATCTGACACTTGGTTTTGATACAATAACCCAGGAGGGTGTTCATATAAATGTTGTGCACTTGACAACAGAATCAGTATGTATGGTTGTAGCTATTGATCAACTTCCTGGAGGTACAGCTTATGACTATCAGAGTCATATTACAAAGTCTATCGATAATCTTGCTAAGTTATATAGTGATTTCTATCAACTCAAATATACTGACGTAAGAAGCACTATTATTGGGAACATAACAAATACAATGAGTGATAGAGTTGCAACAAACCATGCAACAATCGCAAAGTTAAACCTTGTTTGGCAGAAATCATTAAATGAACTAAACTGTCACCTTCACCCTTTAGACACAATGACCAGCTCTTGTAAGTCTTCACTTAAAGCATTAGAGACTTCAAAAGGGAAACTTTTTGGAAGAGACTGCATTGCAGCAAACATTGTTGTACAGCTGAACAAACTTTGCTACAAGGATGCAAAAG GTGATCCAAAAGGTTTTGTAACCTTTTTGGGGCAACACAAGTTGCCCAAAGGATTGCTACCACGCTATAGAGGCAACAGACTACATATGCTTTTTCACACATGTGGTATTTTAATCCATCATTATGCCATATTGAAGATATTTCTGTGTTCTGGCTTGGCGTCTGCGAAATAG